A stretch of the Arthrobacter stackebrandtii genome encodes the following:
- the pheA gene encoding prephenate dehydratase, protein MTSAPFDTSLPLTFLGPEGTFTESALLQVPGAAGMARIPSTNAAAALAKVRSGEAFAAMLPIENSIEGGVPATLDAISNGVELRILHEVVVPVSFVLLAPDGVSLADITAVGTHPHAWAQTRDWFGAHLPDASYVPANSTAAAAHALVAGTDAFQAAVSAPLVAEQTGLNILAAGIEDNLGAVTRFVLVGQPGTLPEPTGADKTTLAIPLPEDHPGALMAILEQFASRGVNLSRIESRPTGQFLGHYTFSVDVDGHIRDARVADALRGLHRVSPGIRFLGSYPRADRQPPQIRSYNADAAFDEAATWVDTLL, encoded by the coding sequence ATGACTTCCGCGCCCTTTGACACCTCCCTGCCCCTGACCTTCCTGGGCCCGGAGGGGACGTTTACGGAATCTGCCCTGCTGCAGGTTCCTGGCGCCGCCGGCATGGCACGGATCCCGTCAACGAACGCCGCAGCGGCGCTGGCCAAGGTGCGTTCCGGCGAGGCATTCGCCGCGATGCTGCCCATCGAGAACTCCATTGAGGGCGGTGTCCCGGCAACCCTCGACGCCATCTCCAACGGGGTCGAGCTGCGGATCCTCCACGAGGTGGTGGTCCCGGTCAGCTTTGTGCTGCTGGCACCGGACGGCGTCTCCCTGGCCGACATCACTGCCGTGGGCACCCACCCGCATGCCTGGGCCCAGACCCGCGACTGGTTTGGGGCGCACCTGCCGGATGCCAGCTACGTCCCGGCCAATTCGACGGCGGCTGCCGCGCACGCGCTGGTGGCCGGCACCGACGCCTTCCAGGCCGCCGTCTCGGCGCCCCTCGTGGCGGAGCAGACCGGGCTGAACATCCTGGCCGCGGGCATTGAGGACAACCTGGGTGCGGTGACCCGCTTTGTGCTGGTGGGACAGCCCGGAACCCTGCCCGAACCCACGGGGGCAGACAAGACCACGCTGGCGATCCCGCTGCCGGAAGACCATCCCGGCGCGCTCATGGCCATCCTGGAACAGTTCGCCAGCCGCGGCGTGAACCTGAGCCGCATTGAGTCCCGGCCCACCGGCCAGTTCCTGGGCCACTACACCTTCAGCGTGGACGTGGACGGGCACATCCGGGACGCCCGCGTGGCCGACGCCCTCCGCGGCCTGCACCGGGTCAGCCCGGGCATCCGCTTCCTTGGCTCGTACCCGCGCGCCGACAGGCAGCCGCCGCAGATCCGCTCCTACAACGCCGACGCCGCATTCGACGAGGCGGCGACGTGGGTGGACACCCTCCTGTAG
- a CDS encoding diacylglycerol/lipid kinase family protein, with the protein MPTEILVVVIVAAIFLAVVFSWLGVRKLAQKHTRSAVADSPHKIHLARQQVVFIHNPTKNGAEDAKTLITRSVSKADWPAPIFLETTAEDPGVAMATAALEAKADVVIVGGGDGTVRAVAQTLRHTEVPMAIVPLGTGNLLARNLDLDVTDIAASVQIALFGHQRHIDAGLMEIEDGVTGAVAKHSFMVIAGLGMDAEVMGDTNSKLKEHVGWLAYSEAGLRHMAGRRKKVSITLDDEPAQQRKVRSVLFANCGRLPGGIDFVPDALIDDGVLDIVVVSPRSALGWLAMAGKVVLQHKNHLPVIDFYRSTGVTIRTVLPVETQIDGDPSGSATQVKVSVEPKAVLVRVSAPNNPGA; encoded by the coding sequence ATGCCAACTGAAATCCTCGTCGTCGTCATTGTGGCCGCCATTTTCCTCGCGGTCGTCTTCAGCTGGCTGGGTGTGCGCAAGCTCGCGCAGAAGCACACCCGCAGCGCCGTGGCCGATTCCCCGCACAAAATCCACCTGGCCCGCCAGCAGGTCGTGTTCATCCACAACCCCACCAAAAACGGGGCGGAGGACGCCAAGACTCTCATCACGCGCTCCGTCTCCAAGGCCGACTGGCCCGCGCCCATCTTCCTCGAGACGACGGCGGAGGACCCGGGCGTCGCGATGGCGACGGCTGCGCTTGAGGCGAAGGCCGACGTCGTCATTGTGGGCGGCGGCGACGGCACCGTGCGCGCCGTGGCCCAGACCCTGCGGCACACCGAGGTGCCCATGGCGATTGTTCCGCTGGGCACCGGGAACCTGCTGGCCCGCAACCTGGACCTGGATGTCACGGACATTGCGGCGAGCGTGCAGATTGCCCTTTTTGGCCACCAGCGCCACATCGACGCGGGGCTCATGGAGATTGAGGACGGCGTGACGGGCGCCGTGGCGAAGCATTCCTTCATGGTGATTGCCGGGCTGGGCATGGATGCCGAGGTCATGGGCGACACCAATTCCAAGCTCAAGGAGCACGTGGGCTGGCTGGCCTACAGCGAGGCCGGGCTGCGGCACATGGCGGGGCGGCGGAAGAAGGTCAGCATCACGCTCGACGACGAACCCGCCCAGCAGCGCAAGGTCCGCTCCGTGCTGTTTGCCAACTGCGGCCGGCTTCCCGGCGGCATTGATTTCGTGCCGGACGCCCTGATTGATGACGGCGTGCTGGACATTGTGGTGGTCAGTCCCCGAAGTGCCCTGGGCTGGCTGGCGATGGCGGGGAAGGTGGTGCTGCAGCACAAGAACCACCTGCCGGTGATCGACTTCTACCGCTCCACGGGCGTGACCATCCGGACCGTGCTGCCGGTGGAGACACAGATTGACGGCGACCCGTCCGGTTCCGCAACGCAGGTGAAGGTCAGCGTGGAGCCCAAGGCCGTGCTGGTGCGCGTGTCGGCGCCAAACAACCCCGGCGCATAG
- the serS gene encoding serine--tRNA ligase: protein MIDVRDLCENPEIYRASQRARGAEPSLVDAIVAADADRKSAITSFEELRAAQNAFGKKVAKAKGEEKQALLAEVKELAASVKAASAAADAAAAGQDALVRSLPNLVSDGVPEGGEDDYVVVKTVGTPREFPDFEPRDHLEIGELIGAIDMERGAKVSGSRFYFLKGVGARLEMALLQMAMDQAIEAGFTPMITPTLVLPETMAGTGFDVEHDAEIYRLADDDLYLVGTSEVALAGYHGNEIINVAEPVRYAGWSSCYRREAGSHGKDTRGIIRVHQFNKVEMFVYTSVDKAAEEHQRLLAWEEEMLAKVELPYRVIDTAAGDLGMSASRKFDCEAWVPTQDAYRELTSTSNCTTFQARRLNIRERQVAADGGKGSTRAVATLNGTLATTRWIVAILEHHQNADGSVNVPVALRKYLGGLEVFPVL from the coding sequence GTGATCGATGTACGAGACCTCTGCGAAAATCCTGAAATCTACCGTGCCAGCCAGCGGGCCCGCGGTGCCGAACCGTCCCTGGTGGACGCCATTGTTGCGGCCGACGCCGACCGGAAGTCCGCGATCACCTCCTTTGAGGAGCTGCGCGCCGCCCAAAATGCTTTTGGCAAGAAGGTGGCCAAGGCCAAGGGCGAGGAAAAGCAGGCGCTGCTGGCCGAGGTGAAGGAACTGGCCGCCTCGGTGAAGGCCGCCTCCGCCGCAGCCGATGCCGCCGCCGCCGGGCAGGACGCCCTGGTGCGCAGCCTGCCCAACCTGGTCTCCGACGGCGTCCCCGAAGGCGGCGAAGACGACTACGTTGTGGTCAAGACCGTTGGCACGCCCCGCGAATTCCCCGACTTTGAGCCCCGCGACCACCTGGAGATCGGCGAGCTCATCGGCGCGATCGACATGGAACGCGGCGCCAAGGTCTCCGGCTCGCGCTTCTACTTCCTCAAGGGTGTTGGTGCCCGCCTGGAAATGGCGCTGCTGCAGATGGCCATGGACCAGGCCATCGAGGCCGGCTTCACCCCCATGATCACCCCCACCCTGGTGCTGCCGGAGACCATGGCCGGCACCGGTTTTGATGTGGAGCACGACGCCGAAATCTACCGTCTCGCCGACGACGACCTTTACCTTGTGGGCACCTCCGAGGTGGCCCTCGCCGGGTACCACGGCAACGAGATCATCAACGTGGCCGAGCCCGTGCGCTACGCCGGATGGTCCTCCTGCTACCGCCGCGAGGCCGGTTCGCACGGCAAGGACACCCGCGGCATCATCCGCGTGCACCAGTTCAACAAGGTGGAAATGTTTGTCTACACCTCCGTTGACAAGGCCGCCGAGGAGCACCAGCGCCTGCTGGCCTGGGAAGAGGAGATGCTCGCCAAGGTGGAGCTGCCCTACCGTGTCATCGACACCGCTGCCGGCGACTTGGGCATGTCCGCCTCCCGCAAGTTTGACTGCGAGGCGTGGGTCCCCACCCAGGACGCCTACCGGGAGCTGACCTCCACCTCCAACTGCACCACGTTCCAGGCCCGGCGCCTGAACATCCGCGAACGCCAGGTTGCAGCCGACGGCGGCAAGGGAAGCACCCGGGCGGTGGCCACACTCAACGGCACGCTGGCCACCACGCGCTGGATCGTGGCAATCCTGGAACACCACCAGAACGCCGACGGTTCCGTCAACGTCCCCGTGGCCCTGCGCAAGTACCTGGGCGGGCTGGAAGTGTTCCCGGTCCTGTAG
- a CDS encoding HAD family hydrolase, with protein sequence MTMTANTAITGIDDRTSQKTQYLVALDVDGTLVDHDGGMTDSVRAAAQAVVEAGNHVIIATGRSLGAVLPVVEMIGMRRGYAVCSNGGVTIRLDPELPDGYEVIHRETFDPAPALTALRDKIPGARFALEDAEGNFLATSRFQDDSFGIAARGVDFHHLLEAEAVRVVVNSAEASTDAFAEAIAAAGLHGVTYAIGWSAWLDIAAEGVTKASALEVLRAELGVDRSLTVAVGDGTNDLEMLQWAGRGVAMGQSIDVVKAAADEVAGSVYDDGLVPVLRSLL encoded by the coding sequence ATGACAATGACAGCAAACACTGCAATCACCGGCATCGACGACCGGACCAGCCAGAAAACCCAATACCTTGTGGCCCTTGACGTGGACGGCACGCTCGTGGACCACGACGGCGGCATGACCGATTCCGTCCGGGCCGCAGCCCAGGCCGTCGTCGAAGCCGGGAACCACGTCATCATCGCCACGGGGCGCTCGCTTGGCGCGGTGCTTCCCGTCGTCGAGATGATCGGCATGCGCCGCGGCTATGCCGTGTGCTCCAACGGCGGCGTGACCATCCGGCTGGACCCTGAACTGCCTGACGGCTACGAAGTGATCCACCGCGAGACGTTCGACCCGGCCCCCGCCCTGACCGCGCTGCGGGACAAGATCCCCGGTGCCCGCTTCGCCCTCGAGGACGCAGAGGGCAACTTCCTGGCCACCTCCCGATTCCAGGATGACAGCTTCGGCATCGCGGCGCGCGGGGTGGACTTCCACCACCTGCTCGAGGCCGAGGCGGTGCGGGTGGTGGTGAACAGTGCCGAGGCCAGCACCGACGCGTTCGCGGAGGCGATCGCAGCGGCCGGGCTGCACGGGGTCACCTACGCCATCGGCTGGAGCGCCTGGCTGGACATCGCGGCAGAGGGTGTCACCAAGGCCTCGGCCCTGGAGGTGCTGCGCGCCGAACTTGGGGTGGACAGGTCGCTGACGGTCGCCGTGGGCGACGGCACCAACGACCTTGAAATGCTGCAATGGGCCGGCCGCGGCGTGGCGATGGGCCAGTCGATCGACGTGGTCAAGGCCGCGGCCGACGAGGTAGCCGGATCCGTCTACGACGACGGCCTGGTCCCGGTGCTGCGCAGCCTCCTCTAG
- a CDS encoding inorganic diphosphatase, translating to MKHDVTIEIPRGSRVKYEVDHETGRVRLDRVLFTSMQYPTHYGFFDNTLGEDGDPLDALVMLQDFDLHPGVVVDARPIAVFNMTDDGGGDAKVLCVVDDKRFDHIQELSDVDEFLVKEIEHFFTRYKDLEPGKWVKAEGWADRAAAEAELTASIKRYEDTK from the coding sequence ATGAAGCACGACGTAACGATTGAGATCCCCCGCGGCTCACGCGTCAAGTATGAGGTCGACCACGAGACCGGCCGCGTGCGCCTGGACCGCGTGCTCTTCACCTCCATGCAGTACCCCACGCACTACGGCTTCTTCGACAACACCCTGGGCGAAGACGGCGACCCGCTGGACGCCCTGGTCATGCTGCAGGACTTTGACCTGCACCCCGGCGTTGTGGTGGACGCCCGCCCCATCGCCGTGTTCAACATGACGGACGACGGCGGCGGCGACGCCAAGGTTCTCTGCGTTGTTGACGACAAGCGCTTCGACCACATCCAGGAACTCTCCGACGTGGATGAATTCCTGGTCAAGGAGATCGAGCACTTCTTCACCCGTTACAAGGACCTGGAGCCCGGCAAGTGGGTCAAGGCCGAGGGCTGGGCCGACCGCGCAGCCGCCGAAGCCGAGCTGACCGCTTCCATCAAGCGCTACGAAGACACCAAGTAG
- the dacB gene encoding D-alanyl-D-alanine carboxypeptidase/D-alanyl-D-alanine endopeptidase, which produces MGRTSKIVTGGLLVCALVAISIPVGKEVVPGLFPQDQSSTVTTPAAQLPPAALSQVASVSELSPDAPLPDAAALSDQLKEALKYDGAGTVSVYVSDVLTGEELFSADGWTARTPASNQKLLTAGAALATLGPQTRFTTRAVTGSQPNQIVLQAGGDVMLGRDDSKPNEIMGHAGIATLAKKTAESLAGAPGPYTLAIDDTMFTGSTLNPYWPTEDVAAGEIAPIYPMALFGARYVAGELTGPRPHDAPVEVAEAFAVALERAGVETIGIITRSKTPEGATELGSVQSATVDEQTQYMMQWSDNYVAEVLGRMVARKLGEPVTNEGAVYAVRKSVRNLGLPMDTIWTVDNSGLSVSNRVSPAQLVQYLNILLKNPASSAGQELKGLPIAGLTGSLSDRYIEPPSWEAAGVVRAKTGTLNLVTALSGYVVNSDGRLLSFAMIGNGLTDGPAPLRTVFDNAATVLAKS; this is translated from the coding sequence ATGGGACGCACGTCGAAAATTGTGACGGGCGGATTGCTTGTCTGTGCCCTCGTTGCCATCAGTATTCCTGTGGGCAAGGAAGTGGTTCCGGGGCTCTTTCCGCAGGACCAGTCGTCAACGGTCACCACGCCGGCCGCCCAGCTGCCCCCTGCCGCGCTGAGCCAGGTGGCGAGCGTTTCGGAGCTGAGCCCCGACGCGCCGCTGCCGGACGCCGCCGCGCTGTCGGACCAGCTGAAGGAAGCCCTGAAGTACGACGGCGCGGGCACAGTGAGCGTTTACGTCTCCGACGTCCTGACCGGGGAAGAGCTGTTCTCCGCCGACGGCTGGACCGCGCGGACCCCGGCATCAAACCAGAAGCTGCTCACCGCCGGCGCCGCACTGGCGACTCTCGGCCCCCAGACCCGCTTCACCACGCGCGCCGTGACCGGAAGCCAGCCCAACCAGATTGTGCTGCAGGCCGGCGGCGACGTCATGCTGGGCCGGGATGACAGCAAGCCCAATGAGATCATGGGCCACGCGGGCATTGCCACGCTGGCGAAGAAGACCGCCGAGTCTCTCGCCGGCGCCCCGGGACCATACACCCTCGCGATCGACGACACCATGTTCACGGGGTCGACGTTGAACCCGTACTGGCCGACCGAAGACGTGGCCGCAGGTGAAATTGCGCCGATTTACCCCATGGCCCTGTTCGGTGCCCGGTATGTTGCCGGCGAGCTGACGGGGCCCCGCCCCCACGACGCCCCGGTGGAAGTGGCCGAGGCCTTCGCCGTTGCACTTGAGCGGGCCGGCGTGGAGACCATTGGAATCATCACCCGCTCGAAGACGCCGGAAGGCGCCACGGAGCTGGGTTCCGTCCAGTCCGCAACGGTCGACGAGCAGACCCAGTACATGATGCAGTGGTCGGACAACTACGTGGCAGAGGTGCTTGGCCGCATGGTGGCGCGAAAGCTCGGCGAGCCCGTCACCAACGAAGGCGCCGTGTACGCCGTCCGCAAGTCCGTCCGGAACCTCGGCCTGCCGATGGACACGATCTGGACTGTCGACAATTCCGGCCTGTCCGTGAGCAACCGCGTCAGCCCGGCACAGCTGGTGCAGTACCTGAACATCCTCCTGAAGAACCCCGCCTCCAGCGCCGGCCAGGAACTGAAGGGCCTGCCCATAGCCGGCCTGACCGGCAGCCTGTCCGACCGCTATATCGAGCCGCCTTCCTGGGAGGCAGCCGGCGTGGTCAGGGCCAAGACGGGAACACTGAACCTGGTCACCGCGCTGAGCGGCTACGTGGTGAACTCCGACGGGCGCCTGCTCTCCTTTGCCATGATCGGCAACGGTCTCACCGACGGCCCCGCCCCGCTGCGGACGGTGTTCGACAACGCCGCGACGGTCCTCGCCAAGAGCTAG
- a CDS encoding CotH kinase family protein, with amino-acid sequence MKQHKSPSRRHFLAFSVAGLALATAACSKTETAAVRTAAAGTAIDGGTALFGTGVSHQLSLSWNEDDYQGMIDAYGTDSSKEWISADLTIDGVLIKNVGVRLKGNSTLRTLGGSGGMGGKNFPDGAPNGGTRPTDMPTGAAGRGGGNYPGGMGGGMGASNGISADVPQSLPLLIRFDKYVKGTKYQGLTELALRPGSPVINEALALGLTAATGQASQRFAYASYSVNGSETQSRLLLENPAEDYADALDNGKTVLFKADSESSFSYQGDDKATYEEQFKQLNQEDTQDLAPIIDFLKWLGEADDATFEAQLANWVDVPSFARYTATQNLLANTDDMAGPGQNYYLGYNVETKLLTVISWDLNMAMSSNATASPEQSLTMGGGGSGGRGGNPLKSRFLAAASFKKLYDSAYVELYSQMYSSGKALELLEQITASIPSSDALTSDSIATSSATVKAFAQKRTESLKSQLPAA; translated from the coding sequence ATGAAACAGCACAAATCCCCCTCACGCAGGCACTTTCTGGCCTTCTCCGTCGCCGGGCTTGCCCTTGCCACGGCCGCCTGCTCCAAAACCGAGACCGCGGCGGTGAGAACTGCCGCCGCCGGCACGGCCATCGATGGCGGCACCGCCTTGTTCGGCACCGGTGTCAGCCATCAGTTGAGCCTGAGCTGGAACGAGGACGACTACCAGGGCATGATCGACGCCTATGGCACCGATTCCAGCAAGGAGTGGATCAGCGCAGACCTCACCATTGACGGTGTGCTGATCAAGAACGTCGGCGTCCGGCTCAAGGGCAACTCCACGCTGCGCACTCTGGGCGGTTCCGGCGGCATGGGCGGCAAAAACTTCCCGGACGGGGCACCCAACGGCGGAACCCGGCCCACCGATATGCCCACCGGCGCTGCCGGCCGCGGCGGCGGAAACTACCCCGGTGGCATGGGTGGGGGGATGGGCGCCTCCAACGGAATCTCGGCCGATGTTCCGCAGTCTCTGCCGTTGCTGATCCGCTTCGACAAGTACGTCAAGGGCACCAAGTATCAGGGACTGACCGAGTTGGCGCTGCGGCCCGGTTCGCCCGTGATCAACGAGGCCCTGGCCCTGGGGCTGACGGCGGCCACGGGCCAGGCCTCCCAGCGCTTTGCGTACGCGAGTTATTCGGTCAACGGTTCCGAGACCCAGTCCCGGCTGTTGTTGGAAAACCCGGCCGAAGACTACGCCGATGCCCTCGACAACGGCAAGACCGTCTTGTTCAAGGCTGACTCCGAGTCGTCTTTCAGCTACCAAGGGGACGACAAGGCCACCTATGAAGAGCAGTTCAAGCAGCTGAATCAAGAGGATACTCAGGATCTGGCACCCATCATCGACTTCCTCAAATGGCTTGGCGAGGCCGATGACGCCACCTTTGAGGCGCAATTGGCCAACTGGGTGGATGTTCCATCCTTCGCCAGGTACACGGCCACGCAAAACCTACTTGCCAACACGGATGACATGGCCGGTCCGGGCCAGAACTATTACCTTGGCTACAACGTGGAAACGAAACTGCTCACCGTCATTTCCTGGGATCTGAACATGGCCATGAGCAGCAATGCCACGGCCAGCCCGGAGCAGTCATTGACCATGGGCGGAGGAGGCAGCGGCGGCCGGGGCGGGAATCCACTAAAGAGCCGGTTCCTGGCCGCGGCAAGCTTCAAGAAACTCTACGACAGCGCCTACGTGGAGCTGTACTCACAGATGTATTCCAGCGGCAAGGCGCTGGAACTGCTGGAGCAGATCACCGCATCCATCCCCAGCAGCGACGCCCTGACCAGCGACAGCATCGCCACCAGTTCCGCCACGGTGAAAGCTTTCGCGCAGAAGCGCACCGAGTCCCTGAAATCGCAGCTGCCCGCGGCCTGA
- a CDS encoding carbohydrate-binding domain-containing protein yields MKFLPKAKQVTSVAAFALALALAGCSSASTGTTPVPTSSATSSAADAAGTATDASAASGAAASGTSAELAASIADATHFDDDDLAWDAATETSITLANGSGTAAGANAANVAVHSGVLTISAGGTYRISGSLDDGSIVVAAADDVVRIVLDDANISSATGPVVDIQSANEVLLYLAGGTANTLSDGSSYANTATDAPNAAVYSKADLTIAGPGSLTVHGNYADGVVSQDGLVLASGTVTVDAIDDGIKGKDYLALLDGSYTVKAGDDGVKSTNDTDADRGWLLLAGGSLNVAAGDDGIKAATTLTISGGTATVAESNEGLEAAHIAISGGIVNVTSSDDGINAAGGSSTGTGTAEAPADAPVGGMGRGMGGGMDEVGDFSLDISGGAITVNADGDGLDSNGNATISGGTVVVNGPTTDGNGALDVNGDLTVTGGTLTAVGSAGMAVAPSDSSSQSGLQFTFDSTIPSGTTLNITDSSGAVVAAFVTAKAASSLVFTSPDISAGAQYTVNSGGSGATDGATQLASVTAGDYTTAPAPGRR; encoded by the coding sequence ATGAAATTCCTTCCCAAGGCCAAACAAGTCACCTCCGTCGCCGCATTCGCCCTGGCCCTGGCCCTCGCCGGTTGCTCGTCGGCTTCAACAGGGACGACGCCGGTCCCCACCTCCAGCGCAACATCGTCGGCTGCCGACGCTGCTGGGACGGCAACGGACGCTTCCGCCGCCTCCGGCGCGGCCGCCTCCGGGACCAGCGCCGAACTGGCCGCCAGCATTGCAGACGCCACACACTTTGATGACGATGACCTGGCATGGGACGCCGCAACAGAAACGTCCATCACCCTGGCCAATGGCTCCGGGACGGCAGCCGGTGCGAACGCCGCGAACGTGGCAGTGCACTCCGGGGTTCTGACCATCAGTGCCGGCGGCACGTACAGGATCTCCGGCTCCCTGGACGATGGCAGCATTGTGGTGGCCGCGGCTGACGACGTGGTGAGGATCGTGCTTGATGACGCCAACATCAGCAGTGCCACCGGCCCCGTCGTGGACATCCAAAGCGCCAACGAGGTGCTTCTGTACCTGGCCGGGGGAACCGCCAACACGCTCAGCGACGGCAGCAGCTACGCCAACACCGCCACGGATGCACCCAACGCCGCCGTGTATTCCAAGGCCGACCTGACCATTGCCGGACCCGGCTCCCTGACGGTCCATGGCAACTACGCCGATGGCGTTGTCTCTCAGGACGGGCTGGTGCTGGCGTCGGGCACGGTCACCGTTGATGCGATCGACGACGGAATCAAGGGCAAGGACTACCTGGCGCTTTTGGACGGCAGCTACACCGTCAAGGCCGGCGATGACGGCGTCAAATCCACCAACGATACGGATGCAGACCGTGGCTGGCTGCTGTTGGCCGGCGGATCACTCAACGTTGCAGCTGGCGACGACGGCATCAAGGCCGCGACCACGCTGACCATCAGCGGCGGAACCGCCACCGTCGCCGAGTCCAACGAGGGTTTGGAGGCAGCCCACATCGCCATCTCCGGCGGCATCGTGAACGTCACCTCGAGCGATGATGGCATCAACGCCGCAGGCGGCAGCAGCACGGGCACCGGCACCGCCGAGGCACCGGCCGACGCGCCCGTCGGCGGAATGGGCCGCGGAATGGGCGGCGGCATGGATGAGGTGGGAGACTTCTCGCTGGATATTTCCGGGGGAGCCATCACCGTCAATGCCGATGGCGACGGGCTGGATTCCAACGGCAACGCCACCATCAGCGGCGGCACAGTGGTGGTCAACGGTCCCACCACTGACGGAAATGGCGCCCTGGATGTCAACGGGGACCTGACCGTCACCGGCGGCACCCTCACCGCTGTCGGCAGCGCCGGCATGGCGGTGGCCCCCAGCGACTCCTCCAGCCAGTCCGGACTCCAGTTCACATTTGACTCCACCATTCCGTCCGGCACCACGCTGAACATCACCGACTCTTCCGGAGCCGTGGTGGCCGCCTTCGTCACCGCCAAGGCCGCCTCCTCGCTGGTATTCACCTCTCCCGACATCTCCGCCGGGGCCCAGTACACGGTTAACAGCGGAGGCTCGGGAGCCACGGACGGGGCCACCCAACTGGCCTCTGTCACCGCCGGCGACTACACCACCGCGCCCGCCCCGGGGCGCCGCTAG
- a CDS encoding polyphosphate polymerase domain-containing protein: MSHATVPANAATTLPASLAQLPVVSLAELNELASLQTRIDRKYVVPAHRLPGLLAGVNEEMRVLETDDIRAFAYDSVYFDTPELASYHLAAHGRRRRFKIRTRSYQDAGICFLEVKTEGSRSATVKEHIPYLPADRSTITADGAAYIRETLADTAPALSPEALAPVLETRYNRITLLLPESNSRATIDLAVTWTIPEGPQLVLSGKVVVETKSGSAPSGLDKHLWRAGIRPSRISKFATGMALLIPDLPANRWHRTLRQHMPHPTSPTRSTP, from the coding sequence ATGAGCCACGCAACCGTCCCAGCCAACGCCGCCACCACCCTGCCCGCTTCGCTGGCCCAGCTGCCCGTCGTTTCACTGGCTGAGCTCAATGAACTGGCCTCCTTGCAGACCCGCATTGACCGCAAATACGTGGTCCCGGCCCACCGGCTGCCCGGCCTCTTGGCCGGAGTAAACGAGGAGATGCGGGTTCTGGAAACGGACGACATCCGTGCCTTCGCCTACGATTCGGTGTATTTCGACACCCCCGAACTGGCCAGCTACCACCTTGCCGCACACGGGCGCCGTCGCCGGTTCAAGATCCGCACCCGCAGCTACCAGGATGCCGGCATCTGCTTCCTGGAGGTCAAGACGGAGGGTTCCCGCAGCGCCACCGTGAAGGAGCACATCCCCTACCTCCCGGCGGACCGTTCCACGATCACCGCCGACGGCGCCGCCTACATCCGCGAAACCCTCGCCGACACCGCACCAGCCCTGTCCCCGGAGGCACTGGCACCGGTGCTGGAGACCCGATACAACCGCATCACCTTGCTGCTGCCGGAGTCCAACAGCCGGGCCACGATTGACCTCGCCGTCACGTGGACCATTCCGGAGGGCCCGCAACTGGTCCTGTCTGGGAAGGTGGTGGTGGAAACGAAGTCCGGTTCTGCACCCTCCGGCCTGGACAAGCACCTGTGGCGGGCAGGCATCCGTCCCAGCCGCATATCCAAATTCGCCACCGGGATGGCGTTGCTTATCCCGGACCTGCCCGCCAACCGCTGGCATCGCACACTGCGCCAACACATGCCGCACCCCACTTCTCCCACAAGGAGCACACCATGA
- a CDS encoding DUF4956 domain-containing protein: protein MNTWIFVAADLLAISILTFGMYLRRHRRRDLLVSYLGINVGVLAVATALASSAAGVGLGLGLFGVLSIIRLRSTELSQHEVAYYFSALALGLIAGLGVEPVWLTLSLMGLILTVVFLGDHQRLLPRYRQQIVVLDQAIGDPAALEARLEEVLGSRVHTAIVQNLDLVNDKTTVDVRFELPGRTAAPHGPAQEQLPAHGSQGTKDARASLPALNSVTAP, encoded by the coding sequence ATGAACACTTGGATTTTTGTGGCCGCCGACCTGCTGGCCATCAGCATATTGACCTTTGGCATGTACCTGCGACGCCACCGGCGCCGAGACCTGCTGGTTTCCTACCTCGGCATCAATGTGGGCGTGCTCGCGGTGGCCACGGCCCTGGCCTCCTCGGCCGCCGGAGTGGGGCTGGGCCTGGGTTTGTTCGGGGTGCTCTCCATCATCCGGCTGCGCTCCACCGAGTTGTCCCAGCATGAGGTGGCCTACTACTTCTCCGCCCTGGCCCTTGGCCTCATTGCCGGCCTCGGCGTGGAACCTGTGTGGCTCACACTCTCCCTCATGGGCCTGATCCTGACCGTGGTCTTCCTCGGCGACCACCAGCGGCTCCTGCCCCGGTACCGCCAGCAAATCGTGGTTCTGGACCAGGCCATCGGTGATCCGGCTGCCTTGGAGGCCCGGTTGGAGGAGGTCCTGGGCAGCCGGGTGCACACCGCCATTGTGCAAAACCTGGACCTGGTCAATGACAAGACCACAGTTGACGTCCGATTCGAACTGCCCGGCCGGACCGCTGCCCCGCACGGGCCGGCGCAGGAGCAACTCCCGGCCCACGGTTCCCAAGGAACGAAGGACGCCCGGGCGTCACTGCCGGCCCTGAACTCGGTGACCGCACCATGA